One genomic window of Ruminococcus gauvreauii includes the following:
- a CDS encoding DUF1492 domain-containing protein: MELIEENELKKEYLNSYRESVRHINRICAEIDEIRILKVSISVNYDGMPHGSGQRDLSGYAAKLDGMERELVKERYNRIRQYLDIAARIKQLKSENEKDVLFYRYIKGLDWWDIADKLNYSERQIHRLHGKALKNFELPDHVIECQ; the protein is encoded by the coding sequence ATGGAGTTGATAGAAGAAAATGAATTAAAAAAAGAGTATCTGAATTCCTATCGTGAATCGGTGCGGCACATCAACCGTATTTGTGCGGAGATAGATGAAATACGCATATTAAAGGTCAGCATTTCCGTAAACTATGACGGTATGCCGCACGGGAGCGGGCAAAGGGATTTGTCTGGGTATGCGGCAAAACTGGATGGAATGGAGCGTGAACTCGTAAAAGAACGATACAATCGGATTCGGCAGTATCTGGATATTGCAGCAAGGATCAAGCAGTTGAAAAGTGAAAATGAAAAGGATGTGTTATTTTACCGTTATATAAAGGGATTAGACTGGTGGGATATTGCGGATAAGCTGAATTATTCTGAACGTCAGATACACCGGCTTCATGGGAAGGCACTCAAGAACTTTGAGTTACCCGATCATGTCATAGAATGTCAGTAG
- a CDS encoding helix-turn-helix domain-containing protein, whose protein sequence is MGIGLKLSQLMEIRGTNANELAKKVGVAPTTIYSMIRRDSKKADIEVLIRIAHELGVSTEYFCDNEPDPQNYEPTYEDIQSLVARNGKKLTLEQKQELIRTLLSEDD, encoded by the coding sequence ATGGGAATCGGTCTAAAGCTAAGTCAATTAATGGAGATACGTGGCACAAACGCAAATGAACTTGCAAAAAAAGTAGGGGTAGCACCCACTACAATTTATTCTATGATTCGCCGAGACAGCAAAAAGGCTGATATTGAAGTTTTAATAAGAATAGCTCATGAACTGGGAGTATCAACTGAATATTTTTGTGATAATGAGCCTGATCCACAAAACTACGAACCAACCTACGAGGATATCCAATCATTGGTTGCGCGCAATGGAAAAAAACTCACGCTCGAACAAAAACAGGAGCTGATCAGAACACTATTGTCAGAGGATGATTGA
- a CDS encoding Ltp family lipoprotein — protein MRKKILVVLLCSAFFIGGCGSGVTQDEYDKLKAENESLTSELETLNTDYSKMDKEYNAYKEKMKPYEEMEEAEANAKKAELEAAAKAQQAQDEATEAVKKVWNFDKGTLAAGATRKLYDTAANKTNAVTDATIKDSLNQALAAASDALTQAEQAAAEEEAKRQAAANATLEQKNALRKAGDYLDYTSFSYNGLIEQLEYEGFSPEASKYAVDNCGADWNEQAAKKAADYMDYSSFSRDALINQLEYEGFTSEQAAYGASAVGY, from the coding sequence ATGAGAAAGAAAATTTTAGTAGTTTTATTGTGTTCTGCATTTTTTATCGGTGGATGTGGAAGTGGTGTAACTCAAGATGAATATGACAAACTAAAGGCTGAAAATGAAAGTTTAACTTCTGAACTTGAAACATTGAACACGGATTACAGTAAGATGGACAAAGAGTATAATGCCTACAAAGAAAAAATGAAACCCTACGAAGAAATGGAAGAGGCAGAGGCAAATGCCAAAAAGGCAGAGCTTGAAGCTGCTGCCAAAGCACAACAGGCACAGGATGAAGCAACTGAAGCTGTAAAAAAGGTATGGAATTTTGACAAAGGAACCCTCGCAGCAGGTGCCACACGAAAATTATATGATACCGCTGCAAATAAAACAAATGCTGTTACAGACGCGACTATTAAAGATTCCTTAAACCAAGCCTTAGCTGCCGCCTCTGATGCCTTAACTCAAGCTGAACAGGCTGCTGCCGAAGAGGAAGCCAAAAGACAAGCTGCTGCAAATGCAACTTTAGAGCAAAAAAATGCATTAAGAAAAGCAGGGGACTACCTTGATTATACTTCATTTTCTTATAATGGCTTAATAGAACAATTAGAGTATGAAGGATTTTCTCCCGAGGCTTCGAAATATGCAGTTGATAACTGTGGAGCCGATTGGAACGAACAAGCTGCCAAAAAAGCCGCAGATTATATGGATTACTCTTCCTTCTCACGGGATGCTTTGATTAATCAGTTAGAATATGAAGGATTCACGTCGGAGCAGGCTGCATATGGTGCTTCTGCCGTTGGTTATTAA
- a CDS encoding major tail protein — translation MAYIGLRKPIIGKLNTEKGTYSTPFTFGKAIAIQVTPSYAEGSLYADDVQAEYDKIFSYADVVLNTSTIPIQAHADMFGHTTADSPNKSVTFNADDENGYVGVAWITVEKVDGVRSFTANFLCKVKFSEPAEDYATKGESIEYKTPSINGRALALDDGKWKEIAVFDTEEAARAWIDGKFTPSSPDA, via the coding sequence ATGGCTTATATTGGACTTAGAAAACCGATCATTGGAAAATTGAATACAGAAAAAGGAACTTACAGCACACCGTTTACATTTGGAAAGGCAATTGCAATCCAGGTAACTCCGAGTTATGCGGAAGGTTCTCTGTATGCGGATGATGTACAGGCCGAATATGACAAAATCTTCAGTTATGCAGATGTGGTCTTAAACACCAGTACCATTCCGATCCAGGCACACGCGGATATGTTTGGACATACAACAGCAGACAGTCCCAACAAATCTGTAACATTTAATGCAGATGATGAAAATGGTTATGTTGGCGTTGCCTGGATTACGGTGGAAAAAGTAGATGGCGTACGGTCGTTTACTGCGAATTTCCTTTGTAAGGTGAAATTCTCAGAGCCGGCAGAAGACTATGCAACGAAAGGTGAATCTATCGAATATAAGACGCCGTCGATTAATGGCCGGGCTTTGGCGCTGGATGATGGAAAATGGAAGGAGATCGCTGTATTTGATACAGAGGAAGCTGCCAGGGCATGGATTGACGGGAAGTTTACGCCGAGCTCCCCTGATGCTTAA